In Leptospiraceae bacterium, one DNA window encodes the following:
- a CDS encoding metallophosphoesterase: MKIIHISDLHLPISIPIFSLSGKMILGYISYTLRRKKKYPEKIFSAILNKIKTTDYDCLIISGDITNVSSDLEFQNVSKKLSPILDERVFIIPGNHDRYVKKALRPVDLFEKYFGQFTGEKTFEEENFYLRFKKIKSHCIIGWDSNFPNSMIKATGYVNKKVLINSKNLLHTLNLKNPIIVCHHPLWNPEDKNESSFHRLSNREEVITHLKDMSPIVYLHGHVHSNWVKHSDEQIPFPIVNSASSPRISDECHNSGFHILDIHDKKIQFTRFHYSKQENQMIQDELIQYSK; encoded by the coding sequence ATGAAAATCATACATATTTCAGATTTACACTTGCCTATCTCTATTCCAATTTTTTCTCTTTCAGGGAAAATGATTCTTGGCTACATAAGCTACACTTTGCGAAGAAAAAAAAAATATCCCGAAAAAATTTTTTCTGCAATTCTAAATAAAATCAAAACTACAGACTACGATTGTCTAATTATTTCCGGAGATATAACCAATGTGTCTTCTGATCTTGAATTTCAAAATGTATCTAAAAAGCTAAGCCCGATTCTGGACGAAAGAGTTTTTATAATTCCCGGAAACCACGACAGGTATGTAAAAAAAGCTCTACGTCCCGTTGATCTATTCGAAAAATACTTTGGACAATTCACTGGAGAAAAAACTTTTGAAGAAGAAAACTTTTATCTTAGGTTTAAAAAAATAAAGAGTCATTGTATCATAGGTTGGGATTCCAATTTTCCTAACTCAATGATAAAAGCGACGGGATATGTAAATAAGAAAGTTCTCATCAATTCTAAAAATCTGCTACACACACTAAACCTAAAAAATCCGATAATTGTTTGCCACCATCCTCTGTGGAATCCTGAAGATAAAAATGAATCTTCTTTTCACCGACTTTCCAATAGAGAAGAGGTAATCACCCACTTAAAAGATATGTCGCCTATCGTCTATCTTCACGGTCATGTTCATTCTAATTGGGTAAAGCATTCAGATGAACAAATTCCATTCCCGATAGTAAACTCGGCTTCTAGTCCAAGAATATCTGATGAGTGTCATAATAGTGGTTTTCATATCTTGGATATTCATGATAAGAAAATTCAATTTACAAGATTTCATTATTCTAAACAAGAAAATCAAATGATCCAAGATGAATTGATTCAGTATTCAAAATAA